The genomic window TCGACGCCGGCGGAGAGTCGGGCCCGCTCGCCGCGCTCGACGGCGTGGCGAGCGTGCGGTGGAGCGCGGCCGGCGGGCTCATGCCGCTCCAGGCGTACCTCACCGAGCGGGTCGCTCTGCTGCTGGACCCGCCGGGCGGCGCGTAGTCCGGGCGCTACCCGGCGGAGCGCGGACTGTCAATACGCTCAGCGGCGCCACGACGGCACCGTACGGTGTGGGCATGGCCGCTCGGGATCTCACGCGTCAGATCGTCGTCATCAGCGCGTTCTGCTTCATGATCATCGCCGCGATGGTCGGCACCGGGCTGTTCGGCGGCACGCCGGTGCAGGAGCTGCAGGACGGCGCCCTCGATGAGGACGGCTCCTATCTCGCCCCCGCGAGCCCGGCGTTCTCGATCTGGTCGGTGATCTACATCGGCCTCTTCGCCTACACGGTCTGGCAGGCTCTCCCGCGGCAGCGGGCGAGCGAGCGACAGCGCGCGGTGGGCTGGCTCATCGCGGGCACGATGGCGTTGAACGGCCTGTGGCTCGTGATCGCGCAGTTCGGCTCGCTCGCAATGACCGTGCTCGCCATCATCGTGCTGCTGGCGGTGCTGGGCGTCACCTTCCACCGCACGGTCATCGAGCCGCCGGACGGCTGGGCCGACAGGCTGCTCGTCGACGGCGT from Microbacterium sp. ProA8 includes these protein-coding regions:
- a CDS encoding TspO/MBR family protein gives rise to the protein MAARDLTRQIVVISAFCFMIIAAMVGTGLFGGTPVQELQDGALDEDGSYLAPASPAFSIWSVIYIGLFAYTVWQALPRQRASERQRAVGWLIAGTMALNGLWLVIAQFGSLAMTVLAIIVLLAVLGVTFHRTVIEPPDGWADRLLVDGVTGLHLGWVTLATVANITAWLTSIAPPEWGDAADLWGVIVLIVVGVVGLGIEAASHWRLAPALALAWGLSWLAVARLTGEPSSSAIGVTALIVAGLILAAGVIGTVLREATAMRNAEA